Proteins from a genomic interval of Clostridium scatologenes:
- a CDS encoding exodeoxyribonuclease VII small subunit, which produces MPRKNESYEAMVKKLEEIVNEMDTGSLSLEESMKKYEEGVKLTNKLYKILSEAEGKIKLFTEAGEKDFKVEN; this is translated from the coding sequence GTGCCCAGAAAAAATGAATCTTATGAAGCTATGGTAAAAAAGCTAGAGGAAATAGTTAACGAAATGGATACAGGAAGTTTATCTTTAGAAGAAAGCATGAAAAAATATGAAGAAGGTGTAAAGCTTACAAACAAATTATATAAAATTTTAAGTGAAGCAGAAGGAAAAATAAAGCTTTTCACAGAAGCAGGGGAAAAGGATTTTAAAGTAGAAAATTAG
- the xseA gene encoding exodeoxyribonuclease VII large subunit, whose product MYIKTLTVSELNGYIKKLVDNDFILGNSNVKGEISNFKLHSSGHIYFSIKDEYSKINCVMFRSSAKNLKFMPENGMKVVVKGRVSVYEKDGAYQVYCNDIEPDGVGELYMAFEKLKSKLQNQGLFEVTHKKKIPSYARKIGVITSPTGAAVRDIINVAKRRNSTTELLIYPVLVQGMNASESIIKAIEYLNKVNDIDIIILARGGGSIEELWCFNDEKLAYSIYNSKKVIITGVGHETDYTIADFVSDRRAPTPSAAAELAVFNLEDLQSKVISYKNNLNNLIDFILKEKRNSLELLKRSLDVNSPYSYIVNEYNNIDRLKELMNIKIRTRLEKEKEKLIKANSLLTAHNPMNILNKGYAIIENEKIGVVNTIQNLRKLDKVKITLKDGSEEFYLNIKN is encoded by the coding sequence ATGTATATTAAAACTTTAACTGTATCTGAGTTAAATGGTTACATAAAAAAATTAGTGGACAATGATTTTATATTAGGAAACTCCAATGTAAAAGGAGAAATATCTAATTTTAAACTTCATAGTAGTGGACATATATATTTTTCTATAAAGGATGAATACAGCAAAATAAATTGTGTTATGTTTAGAAGTTCGGCAAAAAATTTGAAGTTTATGCCTGAAAATGGAATGAAAGTTGTAGTTAAAGGAAGAGTTTCTGTTTATGAGAAGGATGGAGCATATCAAGTATACTGTAACGATATAGAGCCAGATGGTGTTGGAGAGCTTTATATGGCTTTTGAGAAGCTGAAGAGTAAACTTCAAAATCAAGGATTATTTGAAGTAACACATAAGAAGAAAATACCTTCTTATGCTAGAAAAATTGGAGTAATAACTTCGCCTACTGGTGCGGCTGTAAGAGATATAATTAATGTGGCAAAAAGAAGAAATAGTACTACAGAACTTTTAATATATCCTGTTCTAGTTCAAGGAATGAATGCTAGTGAAAGTATAATAAAGGCTATAGAGTACTTAAACAAAGTTAATGATATAGATATTATTATATTAGCAAGAGGTGGAGGTTCCATAGAAGAACTATGGTGCTTTAATGATGAAAAACTAGCATATTCAATATATAATTCAAAAAAAGTTATAATAACAGGAGTAGGACATGAAACTGATTATACTATAGCAGATTTTGTTAGTGATAGAAGAGCACCAACACCTTCAGCTGCGGCTGAATTAGCAGTATTTAACTTGGAGGATTTGCAAAGTAAAGTTATTTCTTATAAAAACAATTTAAACAATTTAATAGATTTTATATTAAAGGAAAAAAGGAATTCTTTAGAATTGCTTAAAAGAAGTTTAGATGTTAATAGTCCTTATTCATATATAGTAAATGAATATAATAACATTGATAGATTAAAGGAATTAATGAATATAAAGATAAGAACAAGGTTAGAAAAGGAAAAAGAAAAACTTATTAAGGCTAATTCTTTACTTACAGCACATAATCCAATGAATATACTAAATAAAGGGTATGCTATTATTGAAAATGAGAAAATAGGTGTTGTAAATACCATACAAAATTTAAGAAAATTAGATAAGGTTAAAATTACTTTAAAAGATGGAAGTGAAGAGTTTTACTTAAATATTAAAAATTAA
- the nusB gene encoding transcription antitermination factor NusB, translated as MNRRKSRELVMKLLFQMTINKEDFKDVIVNLKENIELDKSELQITGIEVKNEIDPENIDLKDIDMEYVIRVLKGVQENKEAIDNEIENHLINWKLNRLSKLDTAILRVCTYEFLYEENIPKSVSINEAIELAKRYSGDKSAAFINGVLGSMIKEK; from the coding sequence ATGAACAGAAGAAAATCAAGAGAACTAGTTATGAAGCTATTGTTTCAAATGACTATAAATAAGGAAGATTTCAAGGATGTTATAGTAAACTTGAAAGAAAATATAGAGTTAGACAAAAGTGAGTTGCAAATTACAGGTATTGAAGTTAAAAATGAGATAGACCCTGAAAATATTGACCTAAAAGATATAGATATGGAATATGTAATAAGAGTTCTTAAAGGAGTACAAGAAAATAAGGAAGCTATAGATAATGAGATTGAAAATCATCTTATTAATTGGAAGCTTAACAGGTTATCTAAGTTAGATACAGCTATATTAAGAGTATGTACTTATGAGTTTTTATATGAAGAAAATATTCCTAAAAGTGTATCCATAAATGAAGCTATTGAGTTAGCTAAAAGATATTCAGGAGATAAGTCTGCAGCATTTATAAATGGAGTCTTAGGCAGCATGATTAAGGAAAAATAA
- a CDS encoding Asp23/Gls24 family envelope stress response protein, which translates to MEDNVKNEIDLGIVKISDEVVGVIAGLATTEVKGIVGMSASLVGGITQILSGKKNLSKGVKVSVGESSAAIDLYVVVEYGIRIPDVALEVQDNVKKAVESMTGLSVSAVNIHVQNVMIPKVEDSVEDIEE; encoded by the coding sequence ATGGAAGATAATGTTAAAAATGAAATCGACTTAGGTATTGTTAAAATATCCGATGAAGTAGTTGGTGTAATTGCAGGATTAGCAACTACAGAAGTAAAAGGAATAGTAGGAATGAGTGCTAGCCTTGTAGGTGGGATAACTCAGATATTAAGTGGAAAGAAAAACCTGTCAAAGGGTGTTAAAGTAAGCGTTGGAGAAAGTAGTGCAGCTATTGATTTATATGTAGTAGTAGAATATGGTATAAGAATACCTGATGTTGCATTAGAAGTACAAGATAATGTAAAAAAAGCTGTTGAATCCATGACTGGACTTAGCGTTTCAGCGGTAAATATACATGTTCAAAATGTTATGATACCAAAGGTAGAAGATTCTGTAGAAGATATTGAAGAATAG
- a CDS encoding SpoIIIAH-like family protein: MNKKQAVIIVALLALIVCAGVLATKLNNPLYVNGGDSSGGKSTVSLNNSSSKDNKSEFFEEAKITRDNKNAQTLQTLKTFIDDKNVSSDKKNDASKKYTDLAMNTNYESKIETTLKSKGYEDVLCSIEGNKVRLVVKAKDKLTDKDTRDMKNVVMGIAKIQEVEIETK; encoded by the coding sequence ATGAATAAAAAACAAGCTGTAATTATTGTTGCTCTTCTAGCGCTTATTGTTTGTGCTGGAGTGCTTGCTACAAAGCTTAATAATCCTTTATACGTAAATGGGGGAGATAGTAGTGGTGGAAAAAGTACAGTATCACTAAATAATAGTAGTAGTAAAGATAATAAATCTGAATTCTTTGAAGAAGCAAAAATAACAAGAGATAACAAAAACGCTCAAACATTACAGACATTAAAGACTTTTATCGATGATAAAAATGTTAGTAGTGACAAAAAGAATGATGCTTCTAAAAAATATACAGATTTAGCTATGAACACTAACTATGAATCTAAAATAGAAACCACTCTTAAGAGTAAAGGATATGAAGATGTATTATGTTCTATAGAAGGAAATAAAGTTAGATTAGTAGTAAAAGCAAAGGACAAACTAACGGATAAAGATACAAGAGATATGAAAAATGTAGTTATGGGAATAGCAAAAATACAGGAAGTGGAAATTGAAACTAAATAA
- the spoIIIAG gene encoding stage III sporulation protein AG produces the protein MSLKDLKKLFQKQGDEEKNGYLNDKNNRVNLFIVFLVGILILISISFFKTSNTQISAQDKNNTKTTKEQQKTEEQNTDQQQYENEVQDKLKGTLEKIEGVGKVDVMVSFESGEEQVPAVNVSDSTNTTEEKDNEGGVRNSTQKNNGSTVVITNDGSKSKPLIVKTYKPKVSGVCVVAEGSENKLTELRITKAVVNLFNISEDKVNVYPMKK, from the coding sequence ATGAGTTTAAAAGATTTAAAAAAGTTGTTTCAAAAGCAAGGGGATGAAGAAAAAAATGGTTATCTTAATGACAAAAATAACAGAGTCAATTTATTTATAGTTTTTTTAGTAGGAATATTAATTCTTATAAGCATTAGTTTTTTTAAGACTTCAAATACACAGATAAGTGCACAAGATAAAAATAATACAAAGACAACTAAAGAACAACAAAAAACAGAAGAACAAAATACAGATCAGCAGCAATATGAAAATGAAGTTCAAGATAAACTTAAAGGTACTTTAGAAAAAATTGAGGGTGTAGGTAAAGTAGATGTTATGGTTAGTTTTGAAAGTGGAGAGGAGCAAGTTCCAGCAGTTAATGTAAGTGATTCTACAAATACTACAGAAGAAAAGGACAATGAAGGTGGAGTAAGAAATTCAACTCAAAAAAATAATGGTAGCACAGTGGTTATAACTAATGATGGAAGTAAATCCAAACCTCTTATAGTTAAAACATACAAACCAAAGGTTTCAGGAGTTTGTGTTGTGGCAGAAGGATCTGAAAATAAGCTTACTGAACTCAGAATAACAAAAGCTGTGGTTAACTTATTTAATATATCTGAAGATAAAGTTAATGTTTATCCTATGAAAAAATAG
- the spoIIIAF gene encoding stage III sporulation protein AF, with protein sequence MIQSLKSWIITICTAVFFITAVEIILPNNSLKKYAKFVLGLILITVFINPIIKLFDKNFDINTYTSNAAQCIDNNSKFNDDFNKYKEKSINSTLEAFKLNLQDSCEKKLKEKYPDSNYKVQVDASYDKEKEKVEIKDINVGIKEGTVEKIKKIKIGTSSKVVNNQDSVNDEKSLNITTYLSKELNVSKDIIKVHKL encoded by the coding sequence TTGATTCAATCACTAAAATCATGGATTATAACCATTTGTACAGCAGTGTTTTTTATTACAGCTGTAGAAATTATTTTACCAAATAATAGTTTGAAAAAGTATGCAAAATTTGTATTAGGATTAATTTTAATTACGGTTTTTATAAATCCAATAATAAAGCTATTTGATAAAAATTTTGATATAAATACCTATACAAGTAATGCAGCGCAGTGTATAGATAATAATAGTAAATTTAATGATGATTTTAACAAATACAAGGAAAAAAGTATAAATAGTACTTTGGAAGCTTTTAAATTAAATTTACAAGATAGCTGTGAAAAAAAATTAAAAGAAAAGTATCCAGATAGTAATTATAAAGTTCAAGTAGATGCAAGTTATGATAAAGAAAAAGAAAAAGTTGAAATAAAAGATATTAATGTAGGTATAAAAGAGGGTACTGTGGAAAAAATTAAAAAAATTAAAATAGGAACAAGCAGTAAAGTAGTTAATAATCAAGATAGCGTAAATGATGAAAAAAGCTTAAATATTACAACATATTTAAGCAAGGAACTAAATGTTTCTAAAGACATAATAAAGGTACACAAACTATGA
- the spoIIIAE gene encoding stage III sporulation protein AE, translated as MKKIICVLFIIFTMSFNVQAAENNNYSESLKNQSQSEEVEQLYNYMSNMKTKYEVLKDVDIKEYVKSFIKTGDGKISTKKVLNAAGSYLFREVIASLKLLAVLVAIALICALLTNLQKAFSSEDLSNIAYFACYSLLIIIMAKSFYMGVDIARTTIKEMTDFMTALIPVLIMLIASVGGFVEAAVMDPVIIGTITISANLFMNIIIPVICMAFVLQFVNNMSNEYKIDKLTKLLNQVTLWSQGIIMTVFIGIITIRGITSKTIDEVTARTAKFAVDNFVPIVGKSLSDAISTVAGYSILLKNALSSLGLIIIIIIMLFPVLKILIMAFMYKLTAALIEPISDSRLVNCITSAGDSLILIASCLISVSVMFFIMVAIIASAGKVMMGT; from the coding sequence ATGAAGAAAATTATATGTGTTTTATTTATAATTTTTACTATGTCTTTTAATGTACAAGCAGCTGAAAATAATAATTATTCAGAAAGTTTGAAAAATCAAAGTCAAAGTGAAGAAGTTGAACAATTATACAATTATATGTCCAATATGAAAACTAAATATGAAGTATTAAAAGATGTGGATATAAAGGAATATGTAAAGAGTTTTATAAAAACAGGCGATGGAAAAATATCAACTAAAAAGGTTTTAAATGCAGCTGGTAGTTATCTGTTTAGAGAAGTAATTGCTTCTTTAAAGCTTCTTGCTGTTTTAGTTGCAATAGCTTTAATTTGTGCACTGCTTACAAATCTTCAAAAGGCATTCAGCAGTGAAGATTTATCTAATATAGCATATTTTGCGTGTTACTCTCTTTTAATAATAATAATGGCAAAAAGCTTTTATATGGGAGTAGATATTGCAAGAACAACAATAAAGGAAATGACAGATTTTATGACAGCACTTATTCCAGTACTAATAATGTTAATTGCAAGTGTTGGGGGATTTGTAGAAGCAGCAGTAATGGATCCAGTAATTATAGGTACAATAACAATAAGCGCAAATTTATTTATGAATATAATAATTCCTGTAATATGTATGGCATTTGTACTTCAATTTGTAAATAATATGTCCAATGAATATAAAATAGATAAACTTACTAAATTATTAAATCAGGTCACATTGTGGTCACAAGGAATTATAATGACAGTCTTTATAGGGATAATTACTATAAGGGGAATTACTTCTAAAACTATTGATGAGGTTACAGCTAGGACGGCAAAGTTTGCAGTAGATAATTTTGTACCTATTGTTGGAAAGAGTCTTTCTGATGCTATATCAACTGTAGCTGGCTATTCTATATTATTGAAAAATGCTTTAAGCAGCTTGGGATTAATTATAATCATTATAATAATGCTTTTTCCAGTGTTAAAAATTTTAATCATGGCATTTATGTATAAACTCACAGCAGCTTTAATAGAGCCCATTAGTGATAGCAGGCTTGTAAATTGTATAACTTCTGCAGGTGATTCTTTGATACTTATAGCTTCTTGTCTTATAAGTGTTTCAGTTATGTTTTTCATAATGGTAGCTATTATTGCATCAGCTGGAAAAGTTATGATGGGAACATAA
- the spoIIIAD gene encoding stage III sporulation protein AD has translation MEIIKIVTFAFISLFIVMIFENRRSDLAIYVSMAVGILIFLFMITKITSILQFIQELSAKSNIDFVYLITVFKILGIAYLASFCSEICKDAGQGNIGTKVEFAGKILILALAIPILMAVLQSILKIM, from the coding sequence ATGGAGATAATAAAGATAGTTACATTTGCCTTTATATCTCTTTTTATAGTAATGATTTTTGAAAATAGAAGAAGCGATTTGGCAATATATGTAAGTATGGCAGTAGGAATACTTATTTTTCTATTTATGATAACAAAGATTACGTCTATATTGCAGTTTATTCAAGAATTATCAGCTAAGTCCAATATAGATTTTGTATATCTAATTACCGTATTTAAAATATTGGGGATTGCTTATCTTGCTTCCTTTTGCAGTGAAATATGCAAAGATGCAGGTCAAGGCAATATAGGCACAAAGGTTGAATTTGCCGGTAAGATTTTAATTTTAGCACTGGCAATTCCTATACTTATGGCTGTATTACAGTCAATATTAAAAATTATGTAG
- the spoIIIAC gene encoding stage III sporulation protein AC, which produces MLDISLIFKIAGVGIVIIIIDKVLESSGKGDYAVVANLAGILIVLMMVINLVNKLFTTVRTMFQL; this is translated from the coding sequence ATGCTAGACATAAGCTTAATATTCAAAATTGCAGGTGTAGGAATAGTAATAATAATTATAGATAAAGTTTTGGAGTCAAGTGGCAAAGGGGACTATGCTGTAGTAGCAAATTTGGCTGGTATATTAATAGTGCTTATGATGGTGATAAATTTAGTTAATAAACTATTTACTACAGTGAGAACAATGTTTCAACTTTAG
- the spoIIIAB gene encoding stage III sporulation protein SpoIIIAB, translating to MLKILACIIIIIASTAIGFNYGDSFKKRTKQLNELQRCINQLQNDMIYTFTPLPEAISNIAEKSKYPIKSIFEEISSLLFSNAVDSAYDAFCKVFNDKKEVLNLNKEDLNVILDLAKTLGECDIDGEKRMFSLTLGSLKKQIENSEISMNKNVKMCRYLGFSLGAMVVIMLI from the coding sequence ATGTTAAAGATTTTAGCATGTATTATAATAATAATTGCATCCACGGCAATAGGATTTAATTATGGAGATAGTTTTAAAAAGAGGACAAAACAACTTAATGAACTTCAAAGATGCATTAATCAACTTCAGAACGATATGATTTATACGTTTACTCCGTTACCAGAAGCTATTTCTAATATAGCTGAAAAGAGCAAATATCCTATAAAAAGCATATTTGAAGAAATTTCAAGTTTATTATTTTCTAATGCTGTTGATAGTGCATATGATGCATTTTGTAAAGTTTTTAATGATAAAAAAGAAGTTTTAAATTTAAATAAAGAAGATTTAAATGTAATACTAGATTTAGCTAAGACTCTTGGAGAATGTGATATAGATGGAGAAAAAAGAATGTTTTCACTAACACTTGGTAGTTTAAAGAAACAAATTGAAAATTCTGAAATTTCCATGAATAAAAATGTAAAGATGTGCAGATACCTAGGATTTTCATTAGGAGCTATGGTGGTTATAATGCTAATTTAG
- the spoIIIAA gene encoding stage III sporulation protein AA — translation MRKIDTKEILNILPESIKNFITEASLKGELQEIRIRADKPLVLENGKEEMIFKYIPSREDLKSIVQRISNYSIYAFEEEIKKGYITIRGGHRIGICGRCVIEKDEVKTIKSIASLNIRICREVIGCSDSLMNFITKNNNVINTIVISPPKCGKTTLIRDIVRNISDGMKQKTFVGKKVCVIDERSEIGACYNGIPQLKLGLRTDVLDSCPKSQGIMMAIRSMSPDVVVCDEIGTYKDMDSILFALNSGVNLITTIHGYGIEDLYKRPVFKEIVENQVFKRAIVLSSNNGAGTVEYIYDFKNKSKIWER, via the coding sequence ATGAGAAAAATAGATACGAAAGAAATTTTAAATATTTTACCAGAAAGTATAAAGAATTTTATTACAGAAGCTTCATTGAAAGGAGAGCTTCAAGAGATAAGAATAAGAGCAGACAAGCCCTTAGTATTGGAAAACGGGAAAGAAGAAATGATATTTAAATATATACCTAGTAGAGAAGACTTAAAGTCAATTGTACAAAGGATAAGTAACTATTCTATATATGCCTTTGAAGAAGAAATAAAAAAAGGATATATAACCATTAGAGGAGGTCATAGGATAGGAATATGTGGAAGGTGTGTTATAGAAAAAGATGAGGTAAAGACAATTAAAAGTATAGCATCTCTAAATATAAGAATATGTAGAGAAGTTATAGGATGCTCTGATTCGTTAATGAATTTTATTACTAAAAATAACAATGTTATAAATACAATAGTAATTTCTCCTCCTAAATGTGGAAAAACTACTTTAATAAGAGACATTGTAAGAAATATTTCTGATGGAATGAAACAAAAGACATTTGTAGGTAAAAAAGTTTGTGTAATTGATGAAAGAAGTGAAATAGGAGCTTGTTACAATGGAATACCTCAATTAAAGCTAGGATTAAGAACTGATGTTTTAGATAGTTGCCCTAAAAGTCAAGGAATAATGATGGCAATAAGAAGTATGTCTCCTGATGTTGTTGTATGTGATGAAATTGGAACATATAAAGATATGGATAGTATTTTATTTGCATTAAATTCAGGAGTAAATTTAATTACTACGATACATGGATATGGAATAGAAGATTTATATAAGAGACCAGTTTTTAAAGAAATTGTAGAAAATCAAGTATTTAAAAGAGCAATAGTATTGAGTAGTAATAATGGAGCAGGTACTGTTGAATATATATATGATTTTAAAAATAAATCTAAAATATGGGAGCGTTAA
- a CDS encoding CD1247 N-terminal domain-containing protein gives MSDIISKVAYLNGLVDGLEIDTTTKEGKVLTEIINVLKVIAEEVDEISESQKDMEDYINAIDEDLSSLQDDIYDDDYELCEDEGNNFIQLKCFNCGDDVYVDKDIVKQKEKITCPNCHNLITTSSDS, from the coding sequence GTGAGTGATATTATATCAAAGGTAGCTTATCTTAATGGACTAGTAGATGGACTGGAAATTGATACCACTACTAAGGAAGGAAAAGTGCTAACTGAGATAATCAATGTGTTGAAAGTTATAGCTGAAGAGGTTGATGAAATATCTGAATCACAAAAAGATATGGAAGATTATATAAATGCTATAGATGAAGATCTATCTAGTTTACAAGATGACATATATGATGATGACTATGAGTTATGTGAAGATGAAGGAAATAATTTCATTCAGTTGAAATGTTTTAACTGCGGCGATGACGTTTATGTTGATAAAGATATAGTAAAACAAAAAGAAAAAATAACATGTCCTAATTGCCATAATTTGATTACAACATCAAGTGATTCTTAA
- the efp gene encoding elongation factor P, translating to MISAGDLRKGTTFEQDGQVYTVIDFLHVKPGKGAAFVRTKLRNVITGGVTDTTFNPTAKLQEAVIERKEMQYLYSDGELYYFMDQETFEQIPLNFEKVEEAIKFLKENMFAIIKFYKGEAFSVEAPNFVELQITQTDPGVKGNTATNVLKPATVETGAVVHVPIFVNEGEMIRIDTRTGEYMERV from the coding sequence ATGATATCAGCAGGAGATTTAAGAAAAGGAACTACTTTTGAACAAGATGGACAAGTGTATACTGTAATAGACTTCCTTCATGTAAAACCAGGAAAAGGAGCTGCTTTTGTTAGAACAAAACTTAGAAATGTTATAACAGGAGGAGTTACTGATACAACTTTCAACCCAACAGCAAAACTTCAAGAAGCTGTAATAGAAAGAAAAGAAATGCAGTATTTATATTCTGATGGAGAATTATATTACTTCATGGATCAGGAAACTTTTGAGCAAATTCCTTTAAATTTTGAAAAAGTTGAAGAAGCTATTAAATTCTTAAAGGAAAATATGTTTGCTATAATCAAATTCTATAAAGGAGAAGCTTTTTCAGTAGAAGCTCCAAACTTTGTTGAATTACAAATAACACAGACAGATCCTGGTGTTAAAGGTAATACTGCTACTAATGTGTTAAAACCTGCTACTGTTGAAACAGGTGCGGTAGTTCATGTGCCTATATTTGTAAACGAAGGCGAAATGATAAGGATAGATACTAGAACTGGAGAATACATGGAAAGAGTTTAA
- a CDS encoding M24 family metallopeptidase: MFKKRIGELRKLMAEKGMDAVLLVGDCNRNYLSGFTGNESFSVITNDKAFFITDSRFTEQARQQVKDYEVLQYNKGTSFQDFLGELVKNNTIKKLGFEEDIISVATYNIYKSKVQCELIPMGGMVEKIRLVKDESELQLIRKAAEIADKAFDHMLKFIKAGMTEREIGLELEFYMKKLGATDLSFPSIVASGVRSSLPHGEATEKVVNKGEFLTLDYGCIYKGYCSDMTRTIVIGEPSEKMIEVYNIVLEAQDRALKAYKPGVSVTEVDGVARGYITQKGYGDYFGHSLGHGVGRQIHEAPIVGYRNAQKLESGMVVTDEPGIYISGFGGVRIEDLLVITENGSEVLSKSTKKLICID; encoded by the coding sequence ATGTTTAAAAAGAGAATAGGGGAACTTAGAAAATTAATGGCTGAAAAAGGCATGGATGCTGTTCTTTTGGTTGGAGATTGTAATAGAAATTATTTAAGTGGTTTTACAGGAAATGAAAGCTTTTCAGTAATAACTAATGATAAAGCATTTTTTATTACTGATTCACGATTTACAGAACAAGCAAGGCAGCAAGTTAAAGATTATGAAGTGCTTCAGTATAATAAAGGTACTTCTTTTCAGGACTTTTTAGGTGAATTAGTTAAAAATAATACTATTAAAAAGCTTGGCTTTGAAGAGGATATAATTTCAGTTGCTACTTATAATATATATAAGTCTAAAGTTCAATGTGAATTGATTCCTATGGGAGGAATGGTTGAAAAAATAAGACTTGTCAAGGATGAATCAGAATTACAATTAATAAGAAAAGCAGCGGAAATTGCGGATAAAGCTTTTGATCATATGCTTAAATTTATAAAAGCAGGAATGACAGAAAGAGAGATAGGTCTTGAACTTGAATTTTATATGAAAAAGTTAGGAGCTACAGATTTATCATTTCCTTCAATTGTAGCATCTGGTGTTAGATCAAGTTTACCTCATGGAGAAGCTACAGAAAAGGTAGTTAACAAAGGTGAATTTTTAACCCTTGACTATGGATGCATTTATAAAGGGTATTGTTCTGATATGACAAGAACTATAGTTATTGGAGAACCTTCAGAAAAAATGATAGAAGTGTATAATATAGTATTGGAAGCACAGGACAGAGCTTTGAAAGCTTATAAACCTGGAGTATCTGTTACTGAAGTAGATGGAGTTGCAAGAGGATATATAACTCAAAAGGGTTATGGAGATTATTTTGGACACAGCCTTGGACATGGAGTTGGAAGACAAATTCATGAGGCACCTATAGTTGGATATAGAAATGCTCAAAAATTAGAATCAGGAATGGTAGTTACAGATGAACCAGGAATATATATATCAGGATTTGGTGGCGTTAGAATAGAAGATTTACTTGTAATTACTGAAAATGGATCAGAAGTATTGTCAAAGTCAACAAAGAAGCTTATATGCATAGACTAA